In the Ptychodera flava strain L36383 chromosome 1, AS_Pfla_20210202, whole genome shotgun sequence genome, ATACCAGATCTGACCTTAGAAACTCTTATCTTTAATATCTCTCCTGTGTGACAAGGATTATATCGCTTGTTCCAAGACTACACAACTTCTTCGTTTTTCTTCAAGGCCCGGTAAATACAGCAAGAGAGAATGAGGCCCATGATCTGAGATAGGAAACAGAAAACAGGAAGTTAAATATACTGAAGAGGGAAAAAGCTGGTTGGTCTTCTACCAGCATGCAACATTCTTGACCTTCTAGGTCAATataaattatgatgtaattCTGAATTCTAAGGGTAAGTAATTGAGGAAATAGGGACACGACTTCAAGATGTTAGAGAACTATTTGTTAGTACACTACACAGAAAACTGAAATATCCTATCTTTTGACTTCAGGGACCTATAAGGCcattaaatgttgaaaaacttggtatatatACAAGTCATTGAACGCTGTGCAATGGGGTTAGAATATTCCTGCTGTATCCTTGCTACGTTATTATCGAACACAGATGAAAGCAGGCAGGCAACAAGATATGAAATCAGATGGAATGAGAGATTATCCTATATGGAAATGAATACATAAGAACAACAATGCATGCATGAGATATAGGTTTGAAATGGAGATGTGAAAATATGGGACAAGTATAACGGAGAAAATCTTTGATGATGCATATTGAGTGCaatgcttaaccctttcaccaccaatgGTCGGGTCCAAAtctattgttatcagtggtgattgtggacctgctcacagggaattgggggtgaacaggttaagaaaAGAATGGCTATATGACACAGCAAAACCTGCATGAACCAAATAATTCACAATTGCAAACAGTAGCAGTGTTGCAGTGTTTGatattcaattttgaatttcatttggtTCATTTTTCATGCACCACCTTTGTTTTTCAATCTTATAACGCTTCAGAAAGGGTAAACTATCATATAATGTCAGTGTGACTGCCCTATACCTGCTGTGACTGATTACTTTTTCATAAGCTTCTAGTTTGGGAGCTGTTTTAAAATTAAGAAATAACTAACTCCAATCATTTTGTAGGGCACTCTGTAAACTTTTActgaaaagttatgttttattttgtagagATTGAACAATCCAGTTCATTTACATTGACAATTAATGGACAAAATTTCACGGTGTCAATTCCTGGCTATGTGCCCTCAGTCCATATACCTATACTTTGTGAGTAGTTCTGTGGTGGAAGACAGAACATGCCTACATGTACAGGGACGAGAAATTCTCATTTAACACGAGTTTGGGTTGGCACAGGTTTTGCTGTTTCATTGTCCAGGAGTAAAAGTACACACCAACCCTTTAAAGAGGAAAATGGATAGTTTGAGAGTTGAAGTGAGATCCTGCTACGCCACCGCACTATCCTTCTTTTTGAGTTCAAGGAAGATACACATGGAAAACACTAATCCAAGGATCTGTTTTGTGCAAGAGTGGAGAGTTAGCAGAGAGTTTAACAAGCAGAGAAAGGTACATGCGATAATAAAAGATTGACAAATATATCAGTTAAGgatttttattacaaatttgACATTATGAGCAAATTACGGCCtctacatttcaaaattttttgaactCTGAAACCCTATAACTACCTTGAACACCTGAAATTTCTAGCATAATACTAAATTACTAAACACCTTGGGTTCCGTAAAATTTTGATGAGCTCCTGTATATATATTCACAACACATTTAAGATGACAATTTTACTACATATAGTGGtagtaaaaacaatattttacagGGTTCAGGTAGTTTGCgatttaaaaatgaaagatttaaacttttgctcaaacttaaaTTTCCTCAAGTAaattttgaaccattctctttcaaaatgagaAATAAAAATCTGAGGTCACCATGGAAATTTTAGGTCTCCAGAACGAATTATCCAATAttagtgatatttgaaattcaaaatggctgccatccctgtgttatctctatgtggggaaagataaaatttttaACAACGGTAAACAATTTTTGAGTTGCAACACAACTATGGCGGGCACAAATACACGCATAAGAGCTGGAATTTCATTAACTAAGTCCATCATCAAGGATTGAAATAGCtatattttcaaagacaatatagCTAATAACAGGAAGCAAAAACCATTCTCCATACATTGGCTGGTATTTTCATGgtacataaaatgtaaaaagatacagcttacaGGGCGTTAACATAGAGACATCTGTGAGTTACAAACCCAGTTCTCCACAAAGTAGAATTATGCACTTTGCCTAACTTGCCCCCAGTGCTTTCAGATAATATTCCACTGTAAAGTAAATCTCACAATTCCTACAACATATTCAGTCATTGTTTTTAAGATTTGTTCAGCCAAACTCTGATGACACCCCCCACCTTGAATCTTATGGTTTCCTCCAAACGgtttcagtgaaattttatattacCTGTTTTTGGTGTGCTATAAAGAACAAAATTAACAAACTATTTCCATTCTAATACAGACATAGGATTACTGTAAAGTCCTTTTTTCTATATATTTCATCATGACAGATGTTTGCTATGAAATAAAAATCCATTTCTATATGATTTTAGGCTGTCTGTGTATCTGTTAAGTTCTTTTCACTGAAACACATGATCTCAAACAGAAATGTTTCCAGAAAACATGGACCATTTTATTCAATGattacaaaactgtcaaaaacgCTTTCAATTTTTAACGTGTTTTCTGACGTTGTATTGCATATACCACAGAATATGACTTACCTCAATGAAAGCAATGCCAAGCCCTACAGCACCGACATATAAGATGTTGTCCATGAAGAAGTCTTTCAGACTTGTGTAGCATCCCACATCATACATGAACTCGTTGGGGACGGCTACGTTGTAACCAATACATGCTGTAGTGTTTGCTGGTTCAGGTCTATCACCATTTATGATGTTGGACGGATCCTCAACCTGGGGTCAAAGGTGAAAGTGAAAGGTCATAAGTTCAAAGGCAAAAGGTCATACTGTCACTTTTGCCAGTCAACAGTTTGTATTATCTACAATATTTAATCTTAACTTTCTCTGCAACACTATCTGTAAATTATAGTAAATGAAAGagttgataataatgtctttttGTACctgaaaaacatttctttttaagtaaattCAATAGTTGAATATCTATTTTGTACTTACTACATTTCTAAAAGTATTACCGCACAAattcaagtttcaaaataacacaGAATGTGTcatttggatttttcaaaagatATATCTATACACAAAAGTAGCTCacgccttgaaaatgaaagatgtaaacttttgcgtaaactttccttaagcaaactttcaacctttcactttcaaaattaagaataatattaaatctggggtcaccatgcaaattttgatactagaaaatcaaattacccaatatttactgatatctaaaattcaaaatggttgtcTTCTCTGCATTGCCCCTACAGGGGAAAAACagaattcctgattttcattaaaataagccagtgaaaacttaatttactccataagcttgaAAATAagcacccacaagtggtaggccaaaataatattgtagAAGCTTGAGAGTCCCACTAGCTGTCCTTGAGAagcatacatgtactttcagAGTTGCTACATGACTGGCTGTTTTTATCGGCAATTTTGCCACACTGCAACTGCAAATGAACGCCATGCCTTATTAGTAAGGCAGAAGTTGCTGTGCAGAGTGTTTCTACACACTGCCATGCCTTGTGTAGCAACTAAATGGTTCTTGGatgaaaaaacagaaattgGACAAGTATTGCTTGAGGGTTTTTACAAGATCCACAACATATGATTTGTGCTGCATTTGTTAgtgtgtttaaccctttcaccaccatggtttggtccaaacccattgttttctatggtaaagttggacctgtatatagggaactgggggtgaaagggttaaggtagagtGTACATTgtacctcagggacagacagtcagactcaaacttttataattcttttctgatctaccacttgttggggttcattttgaagctcttagtGTACGAAAaagtttttggaatttcgaaaattttatttttctccctagagttagcacagggatggcggccattttgaatttctaatatcagtaaatcttgggtaatttgtttctctagtaccaaaatttgcatgatgaccccggatttttattcttggttttgaaagagaatggttgaatgattccttaaggaaagtttgagcaaaagtttaagtcgttcactttcgaggcgcatactacgttAATGTACAAACTCTGGTTAGAAACCCACTGTTTTGGGCTGAGATGAGATGTGCATGCATGAAGTGTACTCACATAACAACATGACAGCGGATAATCCAATGTAACAGTGGTACCACCGACTGGTGTGGGAGTTTGGTCAGAATGCCAATCAGTGCCTTGCCAGTCTGTATAGTTGTCAATGCCACAACATCCAAGCTGTAAAGTGACAGCAATTAACATATCCaagtaaaaatacaattttagatTTAAATACttctattttgtaatttttatcctACGATTTCTAATTTTTCTGATTTCTGATAAAGTTGGTTCTAACAATTCCATTAAAAAgattaatatgaaatttgcTAAAAGCACACCAGGGAGAGAAGATACAGAAAATTTGTGACTACCTAATTCATAAGTGCACTACAGCTAAAAACATGATAGACTTACAAATATCTGAGCAGCGTTCCAAGCCGTGCTGTAAGTGTCTGTGGCGTCAATATCTTGGTATCTGTCCATACTATCTTGCATTTCACTTCGAAGGTAAGAGTCAACCTAGAAAAAGTATTGAGTATATATAGTTTTGTGAAACTCAAAAAGAATGTAAAGTTATGATCAACAGAAACAGAACTGGTTGCAAAAGCAAGCAAATACACATACTATATattcatcaaaagttttgaTTGTGAAATGACAATTCTGAATTGTCAACAGGTTAAACCCGGAATTCAAACGGGTTCAACCCGTAATTCAAACTGGGACCACGCGACAAACACAACCAAGTGCATAAATGAGCataaaaagtacatgtatttctatatgTGTTTGTACACGTGGATTTGTTTGTATATACCGACATCACATGATTTGATCATCTCTTGGGCAATGAGTCTGCAGAGAACACAGTGCGTCCTAtttattccagagtagaaccattgaaaATTCTAAGTCACTGCAAGCTCTAAATTGTCTATTGACAAGAGATTGTTGATCTGTTGTACCAGATACTGACTAGTCTCTGGGTCATAGCTTTTTGAAGGGTGTATCTGGAGTGTTGAAACTTTTCAATGCAATACCTACATGTGTGAAATATGAGCGATAACTGTTGTCGAAAACTGAATTTCAGTGGATCGTGTTTACAGACTTACTTCAATGCACATACTGAAAGCCTGTGAGCTTAGAGACTTTAGCTGTATCAATAATATGTGACACATGCTAATTCTGGCACTAAACCACAGAATTACACAACAAATCACTAAGAATATCCCAGTTCAGGACAagtaattatgcaaatcagcatTCCTCATTCCAAAATTAATTCACTCTCGCCATTACCAAAGAATCTACATACTTGATTCGATTCCAATCACACAACCACTCTTAAGACATCACgctcacagacagacagacagacagacacactgacATCAGTACAACGATACTTCGCATTTGTGACCataatatgagcta is a window encoding:
- the LOC139139790 gene encoding tetraspanin-18-like isoform X1; protein product: MGESLDGCAQCAKILMIVFNLIFFLIGAAFLGVGIWTITDFYKPDILAIMDNPAVTNGAYILIAVGGFIFILAGLGCCGACCQNKCMLILYFIILLVVLIIQIAAFAVVLAFKGTVDSYLRSEMQDSMDRYQDIDATDTYSTAWNAAQIFLGCCGIDNYTDWQGTDWHSDQTPTPVGGTTVTLDYPLSCCYVEDPSNIINGDRPEPANTTACIGYNVAVPNEFMYDVGCYTSLKDFFMDNILYVGAVGLGIAFIEILGLVFSMCIFLELKKKDSAVA
- the LOC139139790 gene encoding tetraspanin-18-like isoform X2; protein product: MGESLDGCAQCAKILMIVFNLIFFLIGAAFLGVGIWTITDFYKPDILAIMDNPAVTNGAYILIAVGGFIFILAGLGCCGACCQNKCMLILYFIILLVVLIIQIAAFAVVLAFKGTVDSYLRSEMQDSMDRYQDIDATDTYSTAWNAAQIFLGCCGIDNYTDWQGTDWHSDQTPTPVGGTTVTLDYPLSCCYVEDPSNIINGDRPEPANTTACIGYNVAVPNEFMYDVGCYTSLKDFFMDNILYVGAVGLGIAFIEIMGLILSCCIYRALKKNEEVV